The following proteins come from a genomic window of Pyxidicoccus sp. MSG2:
- a CDS encoding ATP-binding protein, translated as MSTKRYSEADLRALIEPFGNPMVAVVDGRVSAVNAAYLAMLGLPREQVEGRSVMDFVQPEERSRLSERYRLLESGDAPMVPQTQVYQVPCAGGITREVALFSTRVQLEGGGSALLLNCLLMQDRQPEMTVAECLVDTSASLVSAHSEDAVRRVALKGLQDAGFRVRLLRWDGERLLARDGEPLPEDVRLGLESLSDGRPVFGGADRASPTHVYIPVGGPQDEVLWVQGSWVAPRHGSVLTLFAKVVGAALTDARVQADGARSRWEMEAVAQVARFVAQPVPPSLEDFLARVADLLQGSAAALHLTPPQGGALALATHVGLADLVRDGEHAARLTGLLAVAAAGEGGLSTQAQGAALGDLSGGRLGCGAVARLTRGGEVCGTLQVLRAAGHAFDTRDVRLLGTLAELLVTLLEQRRLRAESSRQLAETRLLLDLARTTSGVLETSSILDVASDFLVHLLDVSNCYIMLYDEGAKLLRGAAASTAHRDFFRTVVLPLHGDSLATRVARERRPIAVEDVAASGSGFDSHLAQRFGEKALLALPLTSREELIGVVVVDDTRRPRAFGPELIELAEATCGQLALSIANARLYESLWASYAELAATRAEMVKRERLAALGELSAIVAHEVRNPLGVIFNAVASLRRLLDPGGDAAMLLDILGEESDRLNRIVGDLLDYTRPRDPVLQHEDLGRVLQDSLEAARVQGGGADRPVHIQSDVEPGLPPVPMDRRLIRQALVNVAVNAIQSMPQGGMVQVRARREAYAGKDQLRIDVADQGPGIPAELLHRVFEPFFTTKAQGTGLGLAVVKRILEEHRGEIAVESTPGRGTTFTFRLPLSQPPSFP; from the coding sequence ATGAGCACGAAGCGTTACAGCGAGGCCGACCTGCGCGCCCTCATCGAGCCCTTCGGCAACCCCATGGTGGCGGTCGTCGACGGGCGCGTGTCCGCCGTCAATGCGGCCTACCTGGCGATGTTGGGGCTTCCTCGCGAGCAGGTGGAGGGCCGCTCCGTCATGGACTTCGTCCAGCCGGAGGAGCGCAGCCGCCTGTCCGAGCGCTACCGCCTGCTGGAGTCCGGCGACGCGCCGATGGTCCCGCAGACGCAGGTCTACCAGGTGCCCTGCGCGGGCGGCATCACCCGCGAGGTGGCCCTCTTCTCGACGCGCGTGCAGCTGGAGGGCGGCGGCAGCGCGCTGCTGCTCAACTGCCTGCTCATGCAGGACCGGCAGCCGGAGATGACCGTCGCCGAGTGCCTGGTGGACACGTCCGCGAGCCTGGTGTCCGCGCACTCCGAGGACGCGGTGCGCCGCGTGGCGCTGAAGGGACTCCAGGACGCGGGCTTCCGCGTCCGCCTGCTGCGCTGGGACGGTGAGCGGCTGCTGGCGCGCGACGGCGAGCCCCTGCCGGAGGACGTGCGCCTGGGCCTGGAGTCGCTGTCCGACGGGCGCCCCGTGTTCGGCGGCGCGGACCGCGCCTCGCCCACGCACGTCTACATTCCGGTGGGCGGCCCGCAGGACGAGGTGCTGTGGGTGCAGGGGTCGTGGGTGGCACCCCGCCATGGCTCGGTGCTGACGCTCTTCGCGAAGGTGGTGGGCGCCGCGCTGACGGACGCGCGCGTGCAGGCGGACGGCGCGCGCAGCCGCTGGGAGATGGAGGCCGTGGCCCAGGTGGCGCGCTTCGTCGCGCAGCCCGTCCCGCCCTCGCTGGAGGACTTCCTGGCGCGCGTCGCGGACCTGCTGCAGGGGAGCGCCGCGGCACTGCACCTGACGCCCCCGCAGGGCGGCGCGCTGGCGCTGGCCACCCACGTGGGGCTGGCGGACCTGGTGCGCGACGGCGAGCACGCGGCGCGGCTCACCGGCCTGCTGGCGGTAGCGGCGGCGGGGGAGGGTGGCCTGTCCACGCAGGCCCAGGGCGCGGCGCTGGGCGATTTGTCCGGCGGGCGGCTGGGGTGTGGCGCGGTGGCACGCCTCACCCGGGGCGGCGAGGTGTGCGGCACCCTCCAGGTGCTGCGTGCGGCCGGCCACGCCTTCGACACGCGGGACGTGCGGCTCCTGGGGACGCTGGCGGAGCTGCTGGTGACGCTGCTGGAGCAGCGGCGGCTGCGCGCGGAGTCCTCGCGCCAGCTCGCGGAGACGCGCCTGCTCCTGGACCTGGCACGCACCACGTCGGGCGTGCTGGAGACCTCCAGCATCCTCGACGTGGCGTCCGACTTCCTCGTCCACCTGCTGGACGTGTCCAACTGCTACATCATGCTCTACGACGAGGGGGCGAAGCTGCTGCGCGGCGCCGCCGCCTCCACGGCCCACCGCGACTTCTTCCGCACGGTGGTGCTGCCGCTGCACGGGGACAGTCTGGCCACGCGGGTGGCCCGTGAGCGCCGGCCCATCGCCGTCGAGGACGTGGCCGCCTCGGGCAGCGGCTTCGACTCGCACCTGGCCCAGCGCTTCGGGGAGAAGGCGCTGCTCGCCCTGCCGCTCACCTCGCGCGAGGAGCTCATCGGCGTGGTGGTGGTGGACGACACGCGCCGGCCGCGCGCCTTCGGGCCGGAGTTGATCGAGCTGGCCGAGGCCACCTGCGGCCAATTGGCGCTCTCCATCGCCAACGCGCGCCTGTACGAGTCCCTGTGGGCCAGCTACGCGGAGCTGGCCGCCACCCGCGCGGAGATGGTGAAGCGCGAGCGGCTGGCCGCGCTGGGCGAGCTGTCCGCGATTGTCGCCCACGAGGTGCGCAATCCCCTGGGGGTCATCTTCAACGCGGTGGCCTCGCTGCGCCGCTTGCTGGACCCGGGCGGCGACGCGGCCATGCTGCTGGACATCCTGGGCGAGGAGAGTGACCGGCTCAACCGCATCGTCGGTGACTTGCTGGACTACACGCGCCCGAGAGACCCGGTGCTCCAGCACGAGGATCTGGGCCGCGTGCTACAGGACTCGCTGGAGGCCGCGCGGGTGCAGGGTGGGGGCGCGGACCGGCCCGTCCACATCCAATCGGACGTGGAGCCGGGGCTGCCGCCGGTGCCCATGGACCGGCGGCTCATCCGCCAGGCGCTCGTCAACGTGGCCGTCAACGCGATTCAGTCCATGCCGCAGGGAGGTATGGTGCAGGTGCGCGCCCGCCGCGAGGCCTACGCGGGCAAGGACCAGTTGCGCATCGACGTGGCGGACCAGGGG